The following nucleotide sequence is from Primulina tabacum isolate GXHZ01 chromosome 2, ASM2559414v2, whole genome shotgun sequence.
ttaaaaaaattgggcatttatttgaagttagaTGAATAAAATATGACACTACTaagtattaaaaataaaaataacaataaataaataaatttggacCCCCCTTTCGGCTGTGGGCCTCGAGGGGAAATTATTCCCCCACCGGGTGTGTTAATAGTTGATTCCGGTGCAGCATACAATTTCTTAAGGCCGTTTCATGTGCTCACCTCATTCATATACAGAACTGAATTCACATAGTTTTTataatgttttaaatatttccGCAGTTTGAAATTTATGGGATGACAAAtgtttcattaattaatatgaGGCCAACAATGGAAACCCGAAACTTATTTTCTTCCAGCAGCAAAATCCTCTATAAATATAGAAGAATTTTCATCAGTACAAGGTCTAGCAATGATGAGTGGAGGAATCTGGAATCCTCAGCCCAACGTCTTCATATTTCACAGCGCAAGAACTTACGTTCTCCTGGGGCAATGCATTTTCCTCTCTAAGTTTAGCAGAATTCTCTCTTACTGGTACAAGGTCCAGAAATGGTAGTTGAACATTTATGAGACGAGCAATGCATTTTCTAACACCTTGAAAACCTTCTCCCTAAGTACAGCAGAATTATCTCTGGTGCAAGGTATAGAAATGGTACCAGAACTTTTACAAGAATTTGAATCTGCACATgcatctccaaatttcatatcaACGATGCTTTGATCACATGGAATTCTATTGATTGTTAATTTGCTGGTGTGGTGCTTTTTCCCTCCCCATGTAAAAACTCCCGAAGTACAGCAGAGTTCTTACTGGTACACAGTAGGGAAAAGCTAGTCAAACCTCTACAGGAAGAGGAATCTTgaaagaaatttatttaagggtgATTCTGCCCAGCCAAAGACAGATAATGGAGGCAATGGCTGATCCCAAGTCTTTAACTAGTATGGAGCTTGTGcggaaaattttagaaaaagaGATCTCGGACCCGTAGTCGAAAGACtaatttttgaggtatgcacGCGGAAATGAAACGTCCAGAACCACACGGATGTACTTTTCTTTTAACTTGGCCGGTCCAATTTGAATAAAAGGAAATGACGGAATATGTCTGCTCGAAGTCGTGATTTATCATCCTTGTGTCTGGTTCCAACGGTTTTTCTTTGAAAGCCCTTTAGTGTTGTAACTCAAGACACTGGACAGAAAAAAATGTTGAAGATTGTGCAGAGATTTCGGTCAAGTATTATGGTCACAGAGTTTCTCTCTCCCACTCCTCTGTTGCACGTATTCCACAAACATCTAGCAAGACATATGAACCCAGAGAACAAATCTACAAGCAGAACTATGTTAACAAAACAAACATATACCATTATTGTTTTTGTTGCTAAGTCgagaaaacaaaaacaacaaagtaAACCAAACATACGATCACATAGCCAAAATCATTTCCGCAGTTTGAGGATTGCGGAGTATATTTTCCTCCGGGAACCTACGGCATTTATCCCCATATCTTTGAGATCCTCTAACGTTAACATTGGCAAAACCTCATCATCCACCTCGTGTATTTCGAATACCGGCACATATCTCCCCAATCCCAGTCCAGTTAACCACTCTCGGGCCCCGATATTCCCTTCGTTACGCTGCTGCTCCGGTGAGTTAACCTCCTCGTGAAGTACTCCATTGCTCTCTGAAACTCGAACTCCGCCGCCTCTCCTCTGGTGATCCCAATAGTCGATTCCCATATTCTCCGCAGAATTGACTGGACTATGATCTTTTAACAAAGGACTCTCCGAGCCCTTCATCTCGAAATCTTCCAACTCTTCGTTATCGTTGTGGTAAGTTTCTTCTTGAAAAGCATTTGAGGTCTCAATTATTGCCCCCTCTCTGCCACCGCCATTGGCAATGGTGGTCGAGTCGAATTTATTCCAATTCGTGCGAACCCTTTTGGTGGGTTTATTGCTTTTCGGCTTGCGGTACGTTAAGTCAACAAAATTCTCTGAGGGCCCAGGGAAATCTTGGAAATTAAGGTCGCCCCCGTTAACGAGGTTGGTTAGGGGGCGTGTTTTGGAGGTTTTGGCCgcgaaagatgggtctttgtgAAATCTCCAGGCTTTGGTGGATCGGCGGCGGTGATAATCTAAAGGTGGGTCGCCGCCTATCTCCCCCAGGCGAACGCTGGGCCGGCGCTGCCGCTTGGGGGGATTATTTGGGACTTTGGGGGCGATGGGCTCGTTGGCGGTGGTGGGATGGTGGTCCAATGGATTAAGGTCTGAAGACAAGGCGAAAGAGGTGACGGTCGGAGAGGTGGAAGAAACTAGGCCATCCGGCGGCGGCGCGGGCTCCGATgccatgtgtgtgt
It contains:
- the LOC142524774 gene encoding uncharacterized protein LOC142524774, with the protein product MASEPAPPPDGLVSSTSPTVTSFALSSDLNPLDHHPTTANEPIAPKVPNNPPKRQRRPSVRLGEIGGDPPLDYHRRRSTKAWRFHKDPSFAAKTSKTRPLTNLVNGGDLNFQDFPGPSENFVDLTYRKPKSNKPTKRVRTNWNKFDSTTIANGGGREGAIIETSNAFQEETYHNDNEELEDFEMKGSESPLLKDHSPVNSAENMGIDYWDHQRRGGGVRVSESNGVLHEEVNSPEQQRNEGNIGAREWLTGLGLGRYVPVFEIHEVDDEVLPMLTLEDLKDMGINAVGSRRKIYSAILKLRK